Proteins from one Bacteriovorax sp. BAL6_X genomic window:
- the ffh gene encoding signal recognition particle protein — MFDNLSDKFSEAFKNISGKGKITESNIEDTLKLVKTALLEADVNFKVVKNFINNVKEEALGEKVIKGVNPEEQFIKIVHDELAKTMGDKNTELNYVEGGITPILVVGLNGQGKTTFSGKLSLFLTKKEKKNVLLVPADTFRPAAKDQLITLAKSMNMDWFDSDLGKHPKDIAADAMAYAKEHGKEIVIIDTAGRLHVDEELMGQIKEVRQSLEGLNPEVLMVADAMTGQEAVNVAKSFHEAVGLTGVVLSKMDSDARGGAALSIKHVTGVPIKFISTGEKMKDLELFHPDRLAGRILDMGDVLTLVEKAEAAIDKDDAEGMMKRLEKGKFSVNDFMKQMDMMKNLGSMASIMKMIPGMGGMLKQVGDLTPAENEMKRMRVIINSMTKKERDNYKIMKDSHIKRIAKGSGNTEAQVRDFIAKFKQMEQMMGGLSQMMKGGGMPGMPGMPGMGGGGMPNLPGLGGKKKKPRKKGGPWGGGFF; from the coding sequence ATGTTTGATAATTTAAGTGATAAGTTTTCAGAAGCGTTTAAGAATATCTCGGGTAAGGGAAAGATTACTGAAAGCAATATTGAGGATACTCTAAAACTTGTAAAGACTGCGCTCCTAGAAGCTGATGTTAACTTTAAGGTTGTAAAGAATTTTATTAACAACGTTAAAGAAGAAGCTCTCGGTGAAAAAGTTATCAAAGGTGTTAACCCTGAAGAGCAATTCATCAAGATCGTTCATGATGAACTTGCAAAAACAATGGGGGATAAGAATACTGAACTTAACTATGTTGAGGGTGGTATTACTCCAATTCTTGTTGTTGGTCTAAACGGTCAAGGTAAGACAACTTTTTCTGGTAAGCTTTCACTTTTCTTAACAAAGAAAGAAAAGAAGAACGTTCTCCTTGTTCCGGCCGATACTTTCAGACCTGCTGCTAAGGACCAGCTAATCACTCTTGCTAAGTCAATGAATATGGATTGGTTCGATTCAGACCTTGGGAAGCACCCTAAGGATATCGCTGCTGATGCCATGGCCTACGCAAAAGAGCACGGTAAAGAAATCGTTATCATTGATACGGCCGGACGTCTTCACGTTGATGAAGAACTAATGGGGCAAATCAAAGAAGTTCGTCAAAGCCTAGAAGGTCTTAATCCTGAAGTTCTAATGGTTGCAGATGCAATGACTGGTCAAGAGGCCGTAAATGTTGCTAAGAGCTTTCACGAGGCCGTAGGACTTACTGGTGTTGTTCTTTCAAAAATGGATTCAGATGCTCGTGGTGGTGCCGCACTTTCAATTAAGCACGTAACAGGCGTACCAATTAAGTTCATCTCAACAGGTGAAAAAATGAAAGATCTGGAACTCTTTCACCCTGATCGTCTTGCGGGACGAATTCTTGATATGGGAGATGTTCTAACTCTTGTTGAAAAAGCAGAAGCTGCAATTGACAAAGATGATGCCGAGGGAATGATGAAGCGTCTAGAGAAAGGTAAATTCTCTGTTAACGACTTCATGAAGCAAATGGATATGATGAAGAACTTAGGTTCGATGGCATCAATTATGAAAATGATCCCTGGTATGGGTGGTATGCTTAAACAAGTAGGGGACTTAACTCCTGCTGAAAATGAAATGAAAAGAATGCGCGTTATTATCAACTCGATGACGAAGAAAGAGCGCGATAATTATAAGATCATGAAAGACTCTCACATCAAACGAATTGCAAAAGGTTCAGGAAATACTGAAGCTCAGGTACGAGACTTCATTGCTAAATTTAAGCAAATGGAGCAAATGATGGGTGGCCTTTCTCAAATGATGAAAGGTGGAGGAATGCCGGGGATGCCTGGTATGCCTGGAATGGGGGGAGGTGGAATGCCTAATCTTCCTGGTCTTGGTGGGAAAAAGAAAAAGCCTCGCAAGAAGGGCGGCCCATGGGGCGGTGGCTTCTTTTAA
- a CDS encoding tRNA-dihydrouridine synthase, with amino-acid sequence MANNRTFSPSLQAKIDTLMARRPKVKLGNISFDSPLLLAPMSSICTAPYRLLMEELGCGGTVSELVSCHGINYKNEKTTKMLEIHPREKNIGLQLFGEDGSAMAEAAKVAEEREPKFIDINMGCPVRKVVTKGGGSALLKDTSKLGKFFNQMKNAIEVPLTIKIRTGWDENSINAQEVIHIAKEEGVEFVAIHGRTRTQAYKGSANWDLLESIAETSPLPIIGNGDLHSAPLTKQRLMATRCQALMLGRGPLRNPFIFLESFLNEDDDISFSPSDYLEVIERFRDYMEEYTDRERTVLITLRKNIVWMAAGFPNVTHFRNVMFQTPDIEETMKVTREYFDAIKNDHKKLDLTQAFMAGGHG; translated from the coding sequence ATGGCCAATAATCGCACTTTTTCACCATCTCTTCAAGCTAAGATTGACACTCTAATGGCACGACGCCCAAAGGTCAAACTTGGTAATATTTCATTTGATTCACCACTTCTACTGGCCCCTATGAGTAGTATTTGCACGGCCCCATATCGTTTATTGATGGAAGAGTTGGGATGCGGTGGTACAGTAAGTGAGCTCGTAAGTTGTCACGGAATCAATTACAAGAATGAAAAAACCACTAAAATGCTTGAGATTCATCCACGAGAGAAGAATATTGGACTTCAACTTTTTGGTGAAGATGGATCTGCCATGGCCGAAGCTGCAAAAGTGGCAGAGGAAAGAGAGCCTAAGTTTATCGACATTAATATGGGGTGTCCCGTACGAAAAGTTGTAACAAAGGGTGGTGGTTCCGCTCTTCTAAAAGATACATCAAAGCTTGGGAAATTCTTTAATCAAATGAAGAATGCTATTGAGGTTCCACTTACAATTAAAATTAGAACTGGCTGGGATGAAAATTCAATAAATGCCCAGGAAGTCATTCATATTGCCAAAGAAGAAGGTGTAGAATTTGTTGCAATTCACGGTAGAACAAGAACTCAGGCCTATAAAGGCTCTGCAAATTGGGATCTACTTGAGAGTATTGCAGAGACTTCTCCCCTGCCAATTATTGGAAATGGAGATCTACACTCGGCCCCTCTAACAAAGCAGCGCCTCATGGCAACTCGTTGCCAGGCACTAATGTTAGGACGTGGCCCTCTTAGAAATCCTTTTATTTTCTTAGAAAGCTTTTTAAATGAAGATGACGATATCAGCTTTAGTCCAAGTGACTACCTTGAAGTTATCGAAAGATTTCGTGACTATATGGAAGAGTATACAGATCGCGAAAGAACAGTTCTTATCACTCTTAGAAAGAATATCGTTTGGATGGCCGCAGGCTTCCCAAATGTTACTCACTTTAGAAATGTAATGTTCCAAACCCCTGATATCGAAGAAACGATGAAGGTAACTCGTGAATATTTCGATGCCATAAAAAATGATCACAAGAAATTAGATCTAACTCAGGCCTTCATGGCCGGTGGACACGGCTAA
- a CDS encoding HAD family hydrolase, which translates to MFFENPRGYIVFDCDGTLVSSKEAVICAVAEMMTIILNREVSIDEARSKYGPDLVYTANQFGLDPVNSELQRNKLMTTWKEVTAKQSNNYKLFDGMRKLILDLLDHQFQLYVWTARDRRSTLRILDDQNVLQHFLELRCLDDTTPKPHPQGLSEMLEDMPKNKIMMIGDSFTDTQGAKGFGVESIGALWESGITKEGFGDHSADYWASHPSECLEIILNKIK; encoded by the coding sequence ATGTTTTTTGAGAATCCAAGAGGATATATTGTTTTTGATTGCGACGGAACTTTAGTTTCATCTAAAGAGGCCGTTATTTGTGCCGTGGCCGAGATGATGACGATTATTTTAAATCGTGAAGTTTCGATTGATGAGGCCCGTTCAAAGTATGGGCCAGACCTTGTTTATACGGCAAATCAATTTGGACTTGATCCTGTCAACTCTGAGCTACAGAGAAACAAGCTTATGACGACTTGGAAAGAAGTGACGGCAAAGCAGAGCAATAACTACAAGCTCTTTGATGGGATGAGAAAGCTAATCTTAGATCTTCTTGATCACCAATTCCAACTCTATGTTTGGACGGCACGTGATCGCAGGTCTACTCTTAGAATCTTAGATGACCAAAATGTACTTCAGCATTTTTTAGAACTTCGTTGTCTTGATGATACGACTCCTAAGCCACATCCGCAGGGACTTAGTGAGATGCTTGAAGATATGCCTAAGAATAAGATTATGATGATTGGTGATAGTTTCACGGATACGCAAGGGGCAAAAGGTTTTGGTGTTGAGTCTATTGGCGCACTTTGGGAAAGTGGAATTACTAAAGAAGGCTTTGGTGATCATAGTGCTGACTATTGGGCCTCGCATCCTAGTGAATGTTTAGAAATAATTTTGAATAAAATAAAATAA